A single Tamandua tetradactyla isolate mTamTet1 chromosome X, mTamTet1.pri, whole genome shotgun sequence DNA region contains:
- the LOC143670112 gene encoding small integral membrane protein 10-like protein 2A has protein sequence MAASAALSAAAAAAALSGLAVRLSRSAAARGSYGAFCKGLTRTLLTFFDLAWRLRMNFPYFYVVASVMLNVRLQVRIE, from the coding sequence ATGGCGGCGTCGGCGGCTCtgtcggcggcggcggcggccgcggccCTGTCGGGCCTGGCGGTGCGGCTGTCGCGCTCGGCGGCGGCCCGCGGCTCGTACGGTGCCTTCTGCAAGGGGCTCACACGCACGCTGCTCACCTTCTTCGACCTGGCCTGGCGGCTGCGCATGAACTTCCCCTACTTCTACGTGGTGGCCTCGGTGATGCTCAATGTCCGCCTGCAGGTGCGGATCGAGTGA